One stretch of Thermodesulfovibrio thiophilus DSM 17215 DNA includes these proteins:
- a CDS encoding RecB family exonuclease, with protein MYLTASSLKDYLLCPFKFKLSHVEKLRKKTPKAILAFGTTVHAAIAKYFIERENPAETFKRIWILESETEYEFSNGDNHETLLLQGEKMLSQWQSDPDTPVEASSIEKTRYIEVANRVPFWSTIDFTGEGGELLLDWKTSTTKYSEFKAKLDLQLTAYAYVLSVTEKAPSKVGFGVLIKKKIPEIQYCFSERTAEDFKNFEELVLKVFRDIEKEHFFKIPGMQCSWCDFLPVCMEEPDAKSKFIITSDRYLSR; from the coding sequence ATGTATTTAACAGCATCGTCGTTAAAGGACTATTTATTGTGTCCGTTCAAATTCAAGCTGTCTCATGTTGAAAAATTACGTAAAAAAACGCCAAAAGCCATTCTGGCATTTGGAACAACTGTTCATGCTGCAATAGCAAAGTATTTTATCGAAAGAGAAAATCCAGCGGAGACTTTTAAGAGGATATGGATTTTAGAATCCGAAACCGAGTATGAGTTTTCAAATGGAGATAATCACGAAACACTGCTTTTACAGGGAGAAAAAATGCTTTCACAGTGGCAGTCAGATCCTGATACTCCAGTTGAAGCATCCAGCATTGAAAAAACACGCTACATTGAAGTTGCAAACAGGGTCCCATTCTGGTCAACCATTGATTTCACCGGAGAGGGTGGAGAACTGCTGCTTGACTGGAAAACATCAACCACTAAATACTCTGAATTCAAGGCAAAGCTGGATCTGCAGTTAACTGCCTATGCTTATGTGCTTTCAGTCACCGAGAAGGCTCCTTCAAAGGTTGGATTTGGCGTTCTTATTAAAAAGAAAATTCCTGAAATCCAGTACTGCTTTTCAGAGCGAACAGCGGAGGATTTCAAAAACTTTGAAGAACTGGTTTTAAAGGTTTTTCGTGATATCGAGAAAGAGCATTTCTTCAAGATTCCTGGAATGCAGTGCAGCTGGTGCGATTTCCTGCCAGTATGCATGGAAGAGCCTGATGCTAAAAGCAAATTTATAATCACTTCTGACAGGTATCTGTCAAGGTAA
- a CDS encoding amidoligase family protein, with protein MPMSASIVDIDVLNDEVIDVVDNISNSETQTGNVASCACSVCGGVITENSYECPNCGVIIKKAPKRKQKPDRELIRTVESGNCNGEYRIYRLTDQTPFCDCLSFLFQRGTVEENGVITCKHIRSTEFTSEFTFSSTSFKKVTDWQKTLLKKLGVTINDKLSSEQAYWIVSDLLKKMGVNYHEFVSLIKSNPSYELLPLYSFGVELEGLIRNREGFNRKLQENNIRSILTGYSHDMRNKTWKVGDDGSVRRNMSVEEQREYKSMELTSPKLFGCEGFDEIKKVLSIWREIGGIVNSSCGFHVHVDAWNYSRDDLRRLSLVWAKIEPVIYYLVSKSRRNNTYCCWLRKSPETVSSIIDPFNSQINVTRYRALNVNAFNQYKTVEFRIHQGTMNSDKVIYWVIFCLKLMQKVKEGLKHSHFSDNPTIEEVLDKLGIVENSISIIRKCREFLITRYNAFKRAESDREPDMPDYYGFLGEIKAFIRTKVNEVFTNRFGMESLVYRNSGLPDNHMRNLASLAPSRRLSISYDEVCHLIRESRDGMIRFPSLSSDSSGAYQVRYDSESETLTCSCRTFRIYNHCVHSIAVARATYLTHMLRNFEIFDF; from the coding sequence ATGCCTATGTCAGCAAGTATTGTTGATATTGATGTTTTAAACGATGAAGTTATTGATGTTGTTGATAATATTTCAAATTCCGAAACTCAGACAGGCAATGTTGCCAGCTGCGCCTGTTCTGTATGTGGAGGCGTAATCACTGAGAATTCCTACGAGTGTCCAAACTGCGGAGTGATCATTAAGAAGGCTCCAAAGAGAAAGCAGAAACCAGACAGAGAACTGATAAGAACAGTTGAATCAGGAAACTGTAACGGAGAGTACAGAATATACAGGCTTACCGATCAAACTCCATTCTGTGACTGCCTGAGCTTTCTGTTTCAGAGAGGAACAGTTGAAGAAAACGGAGTTATTACCTGTAAGCACATTCGGTCCACAGAGTTTACATCAGAGTTTACATTCTCCTCCACTTCATTTAAAAAAGTCACAGACTGGCAGAAAACTCTGCTTAAAAAGCTTGGAGTAACAATTAATGACAAACTTTCATCCGAGCAGGCTTACTGGATAGTTTCTGACCTTCTTAAAAAGATGGGAGTTAACTATCACGAATTTGTAAGTCTCATAAAGTCTAATCCCTCTTATGAGCTTCTGCCTCTGTATTCCTTTGGGGTTGAACTTGAAGGTTTGATAAGAAATCGTGAGGGGTTCAATAGGAAACTTCAGGAAAATAACATCAGGTCAATTTTAACAGGGTATTCACACGATATGCGGAACAAAACCTGGAAGGTCGGAGATGACGGGTCAGTAAGAAGAAATATGTCAGTTGAGGAGCAGAGGGAGTATAAATCCATGGAGCTAACATCTCCGAAGCTCTTTGGATGCGAGGGCTTCGATGAGATTAAAAAGGTTCTCTCCATATGGAGAGAGATTGGAGGAATTGTGAACAGCTCCTGCGGGTTTCACGTTCATGTTGATGCATGGAACTATTCAAGAGATGACCTCAGAAGACTTTCTCTTGTGTGGGCAAAGATTGAACCTGTAATTTACTATCTGGTGTCTAAAAGTAGAAGAAACAACACCTACTGCTGCTGGCTGAGGAAGTCTCCTGAAACTGTGAGTAGCATCATAGATCCGTTTAACTCACAGATTAATGTAACCCGCTACCGCGCTCTCAATGTTAATGCTTTCAACCAATATAAAACTGTTGAATTCCGCATTCATCAGGGAACGATGAATTCTGACAAGGTGATATACTGGGTTATCTTCTGCTTAAAATTAATGCAGAAGGTTAAAGAGGGACTTAAGCATTCCCACTTCAGCGACAATCCAACCATAGAAGAGGTTCTTGACAAGCTTGGCATCGTTGAAAACTCCATATCTATCATAAGAAAATGCAGAGAATTCTTAATCACAAGATACAATGCTTTCAAGAGAGCAGAATCAGACAGAGAACCAGACATGCCCGATTATTACGGATTTTTAGGCGAAATAAAAGCATTTATAAGAACGAAGGTTAATGAAGTATTCACAAACAGGTTTGGGATGGAAAGCCTTGTTTATCGCAATTCGGGGCTACCTGATAACCATATGAGAAATCTCGCTTCATTGGCGCCATCACGGAGATTATCCATTTCATACGATGAAGTATGTCACTTGATCAGAGAATCAAGAGACGGAATGATCAGATTCCCGTCACTGTCCTCTGACTCAAGCGGAGCTTATCAGGTGAGATACGATTCTGAAAGTGAAACCCTCACGTGCAGTTGCCGCACATTCAGAATTTACAACCACTGTGTTCATTCAATTGCTGTTGCAAGGGCTACATATCTTACACACATGCTTCGTAATTTTGAAATTTTTGATTTCTAA